A genomic region of Ficedula albicollis isolate OC2 chromosome 12, FicAlb1.5, whole genome shotgun sequence contains the following coding sequences:
- the LOC101816844 gene encoding uncharacterized protein LOC101816844 yields MSSHRSWRAAVTRTRERKSHTTSELRVRDGGGLLVRAGPEKGEEKGKEQDSGDVCPEPRRPRSWRWDERSRAGLGLRRGQSRAGSAAARFARYFRWVDERRGGGAAAARGIPSILPLHPFPSSLPSIPPASRGVRRSAAPRRSSSLFPSAEHYKHHWFPLVPSKGSGYRCIRINHKMDPLIGKAAGMIGLSHERLFQLLPSELTLWVDPFEVSYRIGEDGSICVLYESPQPGGKAAKQLESRTSCKEEWRIGRSSPSKSFNMMTVSS; encoded by the exons ATGTCGTCACACCGCAGCTGGAGGGCGGCTGTGACCCGAACT AGGGAAAGGAAATCCCACACTACCTCGGAGCTGCGTGTCAGAGATGGAGGGGGGCTTTTAGTCCGTGCTGGTCctgagaaaggagaggaaaaaggcaaGGAGCAGGATAGCGGCGATGTCTGCCCGGAACCCCGCCGGCCGCGGAGCTGGCGGTGGGATGAGcggagccgggctgggctgggcttgaGGCGGGGGCAGAGCCGGGCGGGGAGCGCGGCCGCGCGTTTCGCCCGTTATTTCCGTTGGGTCGATGAGCGCCGGGGCGGCGGGGCCGCGGCCGCCCGGGG catcccctccatccttcccttgcatcccttcccttcatcccttccctccatccctcccgCATCCCGCGGGGTCCGCCGGAGCGCAGCCCCGCGCAGAAGCTCCTCTTTGTTCCCTTCCGCAGAGCACTACAAGCACCACTGGTTCCCCCTGGTGCCCTCCAAGGGCTCCGGCTACCGCTGCATCAGGATCAACCATAAGATGGACCCCTTGATAGGAAAGGCGGCGGGGATGATCGGACTGAGCCACGAGAGGCTCTTCCAGCTCTTACCCAGCGAATTAACGCTGTGGGTCGACCCCTTCGAAGTGTCCTATCGCATAGGTGAGGATGGGTCTATCTGTGTGCTGTACGAAagcccccagcctgggggaAAGGCGGCCAaacagctggagagcaggaccAGCTGCAAGGAGGAGTGGAGAATTGGCAGATCCAGCCCTTCCAAGAGTTTCAACATGATGACGGTTTCCAGTTAA